TTTTCCCTCTAAACACCGGCTTATAGGGCGTCCAGCCCCCCGGAAAACCCCGGAATACCCCGGAATACCCCCGGAACCTATCGAAATGCGGCCTGCCACGACTGGCAGACAGGGGCGGCGTTATCGGGGGCTGGGCGGGCGGACTGGGGTCAGTGGGTGGCGAGGCGGTCGAGGGTTTTTTGGACGGCGCGGGCGAGCTTGGCGGCGGTCTCGCTGACGACTTTGAAGAAGTCGTCGCCGTTGGCCTCGACGACCAGGGGCTTCATGCCTTTGGGGCGGGCTTCCATGAGGCAGCGCTTGTCGCCGGGCGTCTGCTTGGTCGGGCTGCTGTCGTCGTAGAGGTGGATCTCGACGCGGGTGAGGCGGTCGGCGAGGTGGCCGAGCTTGTCGGTGACGGTGTCGCGGGCCATGGCTTCGAGGGAGTCGCTCTTGTCGATGTTGCTGTAGTTGGTCTGGATGATCATGGGCTGGCTTGGATTCCTTTCGTGCGCGGCACGCGCTGGCTCATCCTAGGCGCGCTGTCCGCGTGCGGGTGTCGGCGGGTCACGCCTACAGGTGGCCACCTGGCGGGAGGACGGGCAGGCAAGTTGTTCGGTGCAGTCGGGCGGGCCGATGGATCGCTCCTCAAGCGGCGGCTGGGGACGCCCGGCCTACTAGACTGCATCGATCGAGCGGCATGACGCGGGGGGTGCCGTGCGCGGGGGGTCCGTGAAGAACAGAACGGAGTCGGCCGCTGCACCACGCAACTGTGCATGATGTACGATCCGCCCCACGACTTAGCGAGGTGTTGATATGACTGGACGCAAGGATGGGGCCCTGGCTGCGCTGTTGCTTGTGGTTCTGATGCTGACCGGGTGCGCCTACCCGCCGGGCGCGGGGGGTGGGCCGATCACGCTGCGGGACGGCACGCTGAGCGCGACGATTGACCCGGCGACGCTGCACATCACGATGGCCGACGACGCGACGGGGCAGGCGGTGACGGTCTCCAACGCGCAGCCGGGGCTGTCGGCGGCCGCGGTGCAGGCGGTCGGGGGGCGTGCGCTGTCGTGGCGGGTGGGCGAGGTTGCGGCGCACGCGGAGATTGTGGATGGCGCGTTGGCGGTGCGTTTCAGTGGGCCCCGCCACGCGGAGGTGACGTTCCCGGTCCTTGGGCGCACGGCGGGTGGTGGCGAGGGCGGGGGCCTGGCCGAGAACATCTGGCTGCTGCCGATCGCCGAGGGGCACCGCGTCCCCGACGATGATGCGGACTGGGCGGCGCACCTCGCGCATCAGTCGCCGACGAATACGCTCGAGGGATTGTCGGTCCCGTTCCTCGGCGTGATGCGGGGCGACGCCGGGCCGACGGCGGTGTGGATGCTCGAAGACCCGCTGAACAACACGCTGCGCTACACGGGCGACGGCCACACGACGCCGATCGGGCTGCGCATCACGCACCGCTTCAACCCCGCGATGGACGACACGCGCTACGGCGTGCGTTTCCGCTTCGGCGGCGACAGCGCGATCGGCCCGGCACTGGCGTACCGCGGGTATCTGGAACGCAGCGGCCGGCTGGTCACGCTGGCGGACAAGATCGCGGACAACCCGCGGGTCGATCGGCTGCGCGGGGCGCTGCACGCCTACGTGTGGGACGACGGGCTGATCAGCGCGCACGACCTGCGACACGCGAAACCGATCGCGGCGGCGCTCGTCGCGGCGTCGGACAGCGGCCCGGCCGACTCGCCGCAGGCGCGGGTGTGGTCGCTTCTGGACGACGCGGGGCGTGAGGCGGCGGCGGCGCTGGTCGAGGAGGAGTGGCCGTCGATGTACCTGAAGCGCGAGCTGGCGGCGGCGCTGTCGCGGGTGATGGCGCAGCATGACGACCCCGCCGCGATGCGAGGCGAGGTCTACCGCGCGTTCGATGGCCTCCTCGACCCGCCCAGCACCTGGGGCGACGGCGTGAGCATCGCCATGCTCAACGCGATGCACCAGGCCGGCATCGAGCACGCGCTGCTGCTGACCGGCGGGCTCCACACCGCAGACCAAAAGCCCTACGTCCCCGCCTTTGCCGACCAACTCGGCTACCTCTTTGGGCCCTACGACTCGTACCACTCCATCCATGCGCCCGACACGCCCGAAGATGACACATGGGACACGGCACAGTTCGACCAACACCTCTGGGAGACCGGCGGCATCCGCAACGAGGACGGCAGCTACTCCGCCGGGTTCAAGCAGCGCGGCCGACACCTCGCGCCGATCGCCGCCCGGCCGTACGTCGAGGCGCGCGTTAATATGATCCTCGGACAAACGCCCCACTCCGCGTGGTTCGTCGACTGCGATGCGTTTGGCCAGTTGTTTGACGACTACACGCCCGGCCGGGAATGCTCGAAGTTGGGGGGGATGGTCGCCCGGCTGGATCGCCTGGACTGGCTGAGCGGCCGGCATGGGCTCGTCGTCGGGTCTGAGGGCGGCAGCGCCTACGCGGCCAACGCCATCCACTTCGCCCACGGTATCACCTCACCCGTCATCGGCTGGGGCGACCCGCAACTCACCGAGCGCGACAGCGAACATTACCTCGGCGGGTGGTGGCCGCCGACGGGCCCGGCCGTGTTCTTCAAGCAAGTCCCGCTCGCGCCGGGCTACGGGAAAGTCCACTTCGACCCGCGTTACCGGCTGCCGCTGTACCAGGCGGTGTTCCACGACTGCGTCGTCGCCACGCACCACTGGGGCTACCACAGCCTGAAGTTCTCGGATCAGGTGCAGACCGTCGCGCTCATCGAGCAGCTCTACAACGTCCCGCCCCTGGTCCACCTCAACCGTGACGCCTGGCGCGAGCACGGCGACGCCATCGCCCGGCGCATGGCTTTTTTCGCGCCTATCCACCGCGACGCGGCGCTGCTCCCGCTGACGAGCTACCGCTGGCTCGACGACGGGGGCTTCGTTCAACAGACGACGTTCGGCGAACGGTTCGTCATCACAGTGAACTTTGGGGATGCGGCATTCGTCGTCGAGGGCGACACGATCGAAGCCCGCTCTGCGGTCTGCCTCGACCGAGAGACGGATGAAATGTCGCGGTATTCTCCTTGACTGGGGGTGGCCGCCGGTGGCTGGGGCCGAGTCTTCCACATCCGCCCACGGGGCCGCGATCGGGCGTTATTCTGTGACGATGAGCGCGGTGAGCGATGACAACCTGATGCAGCAAGGGGCCTCCGCGCCCGACTGGCCCGGGCGGCTGGGCGGGCGGTTTGTGGTGTTTGATGGGCCCGATGGGAGCGGGAAGAGCACGCAGTTTCGTCGGCTGGTCGGGCTCGCGGAGGCGGCGGGGGTGGCGGTCTGCGAGGTGCGCGAGCCGGGCGGGACGCATATCGGGGAGGAGATCCGCAAGACGCTTTTGGATGCGCAGCACGAGGAAGAGGCGCCGATCGACCTGCGTTGCGAGATGCTGCTGTTCATGGCCAGCCGGGCGCAGTTGATCGCGCAGCGGGTTCGGCCGGCGCTCAAGCGGGGGGAGCTGGTGCTGGCGGATCGGTTTATCTCGTCGACGCTGGCGTACCAAGGCGCGGGCGGCGGGCTGCCCGTGGATGAGATCATCGCGGTGGGGAAGGTCGCGTTGCAGGAGTGCTGGCCCGACCTGGTGGTGGTGTTCGATGTGGATGCGGCGACGGCGCGGGCGCGGATGAACCCGCTCTTGCGTGGGCAGGAGTTTGATGCCGACCAGGACCGGATGGAGAGCAAGGGGGATACGTTCCACCGCAAGGTCCGGCAGGGGTACCTCGACCAGGCGGCGGGCGACCCGGGGCACTACCTCGTGATCGATGCGCGGGGGGAAGAGGAAGATGTGTACGGCCGAATGTGTGCCGGGCTTGCCGAACGCGTCGCGGCGTTTGAACAGAAAGGCTGAGCGATGGCATCCACACCCGACCCCAAGCCCAATGCGTCCCGCGTCCGAGCGGGGGGGATGGCCATGATCGTTTTAGTGACCCTGGTGTCGCTGGGGGTGTGTGCCTTGCTGGTGTTGCTGATCGCGACGGAGGTGTTTGGCCGACACGCGCTGACGGGCACCGACTACGCGATGGGGGTCGCGTACTGCGCGGTGTTCGTGACGGCGGGGGCGAGTATTGCGCTGGTGTTCAAGTTGTTGGTGGGGAAGGCGGGAAGCTGAACCACGAAGGCGCGGAAGGCACGGAGGAAGGCAGAAGTTTGGGCACAAAAAGGCACAAAGAGCACAAAACATGTAGAGTAGCAGCGCTTCTTCTTTTGTGATTCTTGTGCTTTTTAGTGGCTAAACGCGTCCCCTGCCTTCCTTCGTGTTCTTCGCGCCTTCGTGGTTCAATCATCTTCCATCCCCGCTCGCCGTAGGACGTTGGCGACGTAGGCGCGGGTCTTGGGGCCGACCTGGCCTTCACCGTCGAGGGCGAGGAGTTGGTCGGTGGTGAGCGCGGGGTGGGCGATGCGGAGCTTGGCGACGGCGGTGGGTCCCATGTGATAGGCGGCGAGCGCAAGCTTGAGGTCGTCGTCGAAGCGGTCGAGCAGGTAGGCGAGGTAGCGGGTGCCGATGTCGATGTTGTAGCTCGGGTCGTAGAGCTGTTCGTCGTCGGCGTCGGGGAGGTCGAAACGCTGGATCACCTCGCGGTGGGTGATGGGCGTGATCTGCATGAGCCCGCGTGCGTTGGCGGAGGAGAGCGCGTTGGGGTCGCCGCCGGACTCGGTGCGGATGACGGCACGGACGAGCGCGACAGGGAGGCCGTGACCGTCGGCGTTTTCTTCGATCTCTTCGGCGATCGCGGCGGGGAGTGTGTTGCGCCTTGAGCACTGGTCGACAGTCATCCACAGCGCGATCGTGAGCAGTGTGATCACGATCGCCCACCACAGCCAGGCCATTCGGCCGGGGGGCGGCTGGAGCCATCGGGGGTAGCGGGGTTTGCGTCTTCGCCGCATGGGGGGATGGTAGCGGGAAGTGGGCTTGTCGCCTGTGGATTAGGTACCAGACGCTTCGCGGACTCAGCGTCGGCGTTTGGCGGCAAGCGTGTTAGCGGTTGCCGTCGGTGGGGCCGGGGAGGTCGTCGGTGCGGAAGGGTGGCGCGGGGAGGCCTTCTTCGTTGACGAGGTTGGCGTCCTCGGGGTTGTCCTTCCAGGCGTAGCGGACGTGGACGGGGTTGGGGACGTCGGGGGACCAGACGGTAATCAAGGCACCGCGTTCGTTCTGGTCCCCAATCTCTGCGTTTGCGGGGACAAACTGGCCGTCTTCGCCTGCGATAGTGAATCCGGTGAGCGGCCCCTCGCCCCGTATCGCCATCGGGCTCCCCAGGTTGGCGAATTCGAGCTCGATGCGGCCATCCACGACAAGGAGTTTGTCGGTGCGCCAGATCGGCCCCGACTTCACCACATCCATCCCATACGTATCCGCCAGCGCCCACAGCGCAAGACGCAGACCCACATCCTGCTTGTTGCGGGGGTGGATGTCGTTGGCGGCGCCGATGTCGATGATGGTAGCCATGCCGGTGTTGGGGACAGTGAGCAGCGTGTGGAGCTGCGCGTTCTGGAGGTGGGTCCACGGCGTGTCGGTGGGCTGGTCGACGTAGGCGCGGAAGTTAGCGAGCTGGACGAAGAGGAAGGGGAACTCGCCCTGGTTCCATTGCTCGCGCCAGTCGTGGATCATGGCGGGGAAGATGGTTTCGTACTGCTCGGCCCGGCCGGCGTTGGACTCGCCCTGGTACCAGATCGCGCCCTGGATGGTGTAGGGGACGATGGGGGCGATCATGCCGTTGTACAGCCCGGCCGGGGAGTGCGGGTGGTCGGGGCCGACGGGCCTTGCCGGACGTTGCGTGGCGGCGTCGGCGGGGTCGAGCTCGTGGGTGATGCGGTAGCGCCAGTCGCCGGCGAGGGCGATCGGCTCGCCGACGTTTGCGTCGGCGGGCCGGAGCTTCATCTGCGCGGCCTGGCCGTGGAACCCGCCTCCGCCGTGGGCGTCGAACATGCGGACGGCGACGGTGACTTCGCCGGCGACGACGTGGCGTGCGGGGATGCGGTAGGTGCGTGGCGACTGCCAAGCGTTCTGCACGTTCGGGCCGGTCGCGCCGACCTGCTGGCCATTGAACCATGTCACATCGAAGTCGTCGATCGGGCCCAGCTCCAGGACGAGCGGCTTGCCCGCCCAGTTAGCGGGGATGGTGACGGTCCGGCGGTACCACATAACGCCGTCGAGGTCGCCGTGGCCCGCGGTTTCCCAGCCGCCGGGGAGCGTTGCGTTTTCCCATTCGCTGTCGTCAAAGTCGTTGGCGACGAAGCCGGCTTCTTCGTCGGTCATGGAAGGGCCGTTGAGCTTGGCGTTGTAGTCGGCGAGGGCTTCCTCGAACGCGGCGAGTCGTTCGTCGTATCCATCGAGCATGTTGTCGTAGCGCTCGAGCATCGGCCCGGCCGACTCGACGGTGTCGAGTTTCTCCCGGCTGGTCCAGGCCTCGGAGGGGGTGCCGCCCCAACTCGAGTGGAGGATGCCGACGGGGACGTCGAGGCGTTGGTACAGCTCGCGTGCGAAGTAGTAGCCCACGGCCGAGAACCCGCCGACGGTCTGCGGCGAGCAGACCTGCCACTGGCCGGGGACGTCGCGTTGTGGGGCTTGGGCGACGGTGCGCCGCGCGGTCCACATGCGGAGGCCCGGGTGGTTGGCGTTGGCGATCTCTTCCTGCGGGTTGTCGGAGTTACTGACCGTCCACGCCATATTGGACTGTCCCGACGCGACCCAGACCTCGCCGACGAGGACATCGGCGATCTCGATGCGGTTGGTGCCTTCGATGACGAGCGGTCGGCCTTGCGCAGAGGCCTCCATCGCGTCGAGCATCACGGACCAGTTGCCATCGGCGTCTGCCCGCACGCTGTGTTCCTGGCCGGCGAAGACGAGGTCGACTTGCTCGCCCGCATCCGCCCAGCCCCAGATACGGACCTCGGCGTCGCGCTGCAGCACCATGTGGTCGCCGATCACACTAGGCAGGGACACGTCCGCCAGCGCGGCGGGTGCAAGCAGGAGCGACGAGAGCAGAGGCAAGACGGCGAGGGCACGTTTCATCGGAGTTTCCTGTGGCCGATCAGGCCAAGCGGGGTCGGGTCTTGAACAGGCGGGGTCTCACTCGGTGGCGGCCGAGCCGGCGTGATGCCGATACATGGTAATCCAAAGGCGGCGGTGCGCATGTGCCCCGCCCTCCCCCGAGAGCCCGACGATGTTCAACCGGCTTGTCTTACTCCTGGCGATCTTGCTGCTGGGCGCGTTCGCGCTGGCGGGCTATCAATGGGCCCGGGCGTCTGTCGCCAAGCAGGTCTACCGCGATCGGCTGGGCGCGGTGCAGAAGGAGTACGCCCAGCTCGCCGACCAGTACAACCAGGCCGTGACCCCCAAGCCCGTGACCGAGCTGCTGGTGCGGGACGGGAAGATCAGCGTCGTCATCCGCGAGGGCGACGGCACCGCCCGCACGATCGAGACGCCCTACCTCGCCGACCGCGAGGTCTTCGTGGACTACGCCCTGATCGACGGCCGGCTGCTCATCCGGCGGATCTTCGATGAGAACACTGCGCCGGCCTACGCGACAATGATCGACGCGGAGCTGGTCAACGTGGACTGGGACGACCACGGCGCGATGTTCGGCAAGGCCATCTACCGCCGGCTCGAAGACGGGCGATGGGTCATCTCCGTCACGGGCGACGGCTCACTGGGGCTGAAAAAACTCGAGCCCGGCGAAGAGGCGGAGCTGACGCATCGGCCCGGCGTGCAGGAGTATGCCCCGGTCGCCCCGCCGTCGCCGCAAGACGTCGAGCCCATCGGGTTTGGCGAGGTGTGGCGGGCGATGTTCAGCGATTAGAACCGAGCTGAGTTTCATCGTCGCCCATCGGTCGGGGCGAGCACAATGTGAAAACAACAGCCGCCCGTTGAGCGGCGGCTAAACGTCGTATTGATGCGTTGTCATCGCGAGCGGAAGCTTACTGATACACCGGCCCGACGCTCACGGGCAGCACGACGACCGCGGCGTCGTTTTGGCCGGCGATCTCACGGGCGTGGGCATCGAACCAGGCCTGGAGCGCCTCGAAGTCGGCCCGGCGTTTTTCCCAGAACCCGCGCTCGTCCGGGGCGACCACAAACTGACGCCAGTAGCCGTCGGCCTTGATCATCCACGCGGTCGTGATAACGCGCGTCGTCTGGCCGCGCACGGTCGTGTCGTATTGATACACCACCAGCGCCCAGTCCCCACGGAGGCGGACAACGACGCCCTCGTTCTCGATCTGGCTGGCAGTACGGGCGCGGATGAAGCTCAGCAGCTTTTCGACCACGCTCAGCCGGCCTGCCGCAGTGCCCGGGTCAAGCACCTGGTCGCGGGCTTCGTCCAGCCGGCCTTCATCGACCGAGTGGAGGTAGTTGTCGAAGGCGCGGATCGCCGACTCGACCATCGAAGGCTCGTCACGGTCATCGACCTCGACCCCCGCAGCGCTGCCGGCAGACGCCACCCCACACCAGCCCAATGCAATCGCAAGGACGAACAACCACGCGCCCCATCGGGCGGCTGAAGCGCGTCGGCGTGGCAATTCAGACATCGAGAACCCCAAACGGATAAAAACGGACTTCGATCATACCTTAGGTTCCACGCCGGCCACTACGAAAATCACGATTTTTCTCAGTTTTTTACAGCCCGGCACCGATTTTCCCGAACCCGGGGGGCTATGACCCGACCGGGTCGGGCTCGACACCCATTTCTCCACCGCCGTGGCTGCGGGCCCGGGCCAGGGCGTAGGCCATGTAGATAAGCATGGCGATCGCGAGCAGCATCTCCTTTTGCTCGTTGATCTGCTCAAAGTAGCCCATGTACATCGGGTCCAGCTTCGGCGAGTCCCCGGCAAAAAGCTGTTTGTAGATGTCCTTGCATGCCTTCACGACGTAGGCGTACAGCACCATGAATCCGGCGGGCCAGCATGCGATAGCCGGCAGCCAACGCTCGGGCAATCGCCGGGCCTCACGACGGATGTGCCACCAGATCGGCACGCCGACCATCACGCCCAGCAGATACGCCGAGCCCAGCGACTGGATCGACAGCCCCTCGAAATTGTTGTGGACGCTCTGCGCCCGATACTGTTCGCCATCGGCCTGGGTTGTCACCATCTCCGAGTGGCCCCAGCGTGCAAAGGTCTGGCCCCAGTTGACCTCTTCGCCGGCGAAAAAGATGGCCGCCAGCGCCGTCGCCCCGAGCACCGCCGGTGCCGCGTACCGCGCGAGCGGGCCCAGCCCGCCCTTGGGCAGCGTCCGCGACTGACGCAGCACGAGCCAGGTCGCGCCTAGCCCCAGCACCCCCGCCAGCAGCGAGCAGGCGAATGTGATCATCTCGACGAGCTGGTACTCGCGGTGGCTTTCTTCGACGACGTACTTGAGGAAGATACCCAGCTCCGCGCCGGGCAGCAGCTTGCCGTGGGCATCGAACAGCAGCAGCGACGGATCGCCCGAGGTGCTCACCCCCTGAACCCACGTGCCCGGCGACGCGAGGTACACGAAGAACAACACCAGCACCAACGCGGGCCCGGCCAGCGCGACCGCGACATCGCGTTTGTTCAGCCAAGGGCGTTTGCGTGTGGGGGGCAGCGCATCATCCATCACCCGCAAGTTTACGCGCCCCCGCCCGACGCTGCGCGCTTGCGCATCGGCTCAAGGCGCAGGTACGTCAGCGAACGCCAGACCCACTCCATCGGCCCGAAGCGGAAGCACGCCAGCCAAAGCGGCGACCAGATCAGCTGCAGCGTCCAGACGCCGAGCACGATCGCGTACATCGCCGGGCGTTCGAGCTTCGCGAAGTAGCCCAGGCCGTGGCCGTAGAAGATGAGCGTGACCAGCAGCGTCTGCGCCAGGTAGTTGGTCAGCGCCATGCGCCCGACGCAAGACAGCGGGTACGTCAGCTTCGCGAACCACGGCTGCTTGCACAGCAGGAGAACCAGCCCGACCCAGCCGCAGACCATGAACACGGTCGGGACGTAGTGCGCCGCGAACATCAGCATCGCGTGGACGCCGTCGCCCGAACTGGGCTGTATCTTCAGCCACGCCAGCCCCGACGCAAGCGGCAGCCCGATACCGAAGCCGACGCCGAGCATCGCCGCGTAGAACCCCGACGAACGCGCCCCCGTGATGACACGCGCCTTCATCGCCGCCATCCCCAGCAGCATCATGCCCCCGGACCACCAGTAGAACATCATCGGGCCGATGAAGAGGATAAACGCCAGCGCCGAGGGCCAGCGCACCTGGAACTGCGCCCCCGGCCCGCCGCGGTACGCTTCGATCTCGCCGGGGATCAACGCCGTCTCGTAAAAGTCGAACTCGGCGTAGCCCGACGGGTCGCCTTGCTTCCAGAGCGCAAACAGCCCCGCGAAGGCGAGCGTCGCCAGCAGCGACACCATCAGCGACGCCGACCCCGCCGCGACCAGCCAGCGTATCGGCAGCCGACGCAGCAGGTAGACGATCGACCCGATCAGCGCGTAGCCCACGAGGATGTCGCCGTACCACATCAAAAACGCGTGGACCAGGCCGATCGCCAGCAGCCAGCCCATCCGCTTGTAGTGCAGCTTCGCCGGCGGCCGCCCCGCCGCGATCGCGCGGTCCGCCACCATCACGACCCCCGCGCCAAACAGCAGCGAGAAGATCGACATCATCTTCATATTCGTGAACACATCCGCCACAAACCACAGCCCCAGCGCCAGCGGCGTGTCGTCCGCAAACCGGGGCCCGTCCATCGCCCACGCCTCGGGCCAGCCCATGAACGGGATGTTCATCACCAAAATGCCCAGCAGCACCACCCCGCGCAGCACATCGATTGAGACGATCCGCTCCCCGCCGGAAGTTGGCACGAGTGGCGCGGCGGGCGTCAAGGGGTTCTGCGGTGCCGGGACGGCGGGCGTGGCTTGCGACATGACAGGGGCTCGGGCGGGGAAGAGAGACGGCCGATCAGCCGGGGTAAACGATACCCGCCCGGCGCGTATCGGTGCTGCGAAAACGAAACCGGTTGAGTCGCAATCTCGGGCAACGTGCTAACCCGCCGATGACTCAATACGATCGCCACACTCCGGGCAGTCTCGGCCCGGCGCGGCGGACCCGCGCAGGTCGTAGCCACACTTGACGCAGCAGCCCGCCCCGATCGTCCGCGCGACCCGCTGCCAGACACGGGATGCGATCAACCAACTCCAAATGGTCAAGACCGGGCACACCAAGACCCATAGCATCACGACCGCCCATACCTGACTTTCGTCGATGTCGTGAGGGCCTGGCCCGCCACCCCACGAGGCGTAGAGCTTCATGCCATAGATGACACCGACCAACAACCCAACCAGAAACACCGGGGCCAATGCAACGATGCTAACCGAATAAATCGTGGCCTTGGCCTTGTTTTGCCTGGGGCGTTTCACGGCAGGATCATACCACTGCGACAATCGTTACCCGCCCCACACCAACAGCCCGCCCATCGAGCGGCGCGCCGCGGGCGAATCAAGCAACCCACTCCCTTTGGGCGTCGGCTACAACAATCGAACGCGGCTACGCCTGCGTTATCATCGCGTTTCCCCCTCGCCGACCCTGGTCTTTGTCCTCCTCTCGGACCGCAGGACCGCGAAGCAGGCCGGCGTCGAGCGAACGCCTGATCGCCGCTTCGGCGTGAGACCTCCGCGGGACGAAACGCCATCTCTCCCGCCCCTCTCCCTTCCGACATTGACTGAGCTGTATAGGGTGCATGCTGGGTAATGCAGCGGTGTTATTGACATCTTGCTGCATTAGTGTATAAAAGCGTCACAACAGTTCGTTTTTGTTGTTCGGGGCGTTTCCGGGCAAAGGCGTTGTGAAAACAGGCAAGAGAAAAGGATATCACATGGTTGGTTTGAATCGTATTGTACTGGGGGCTGTCGCTGCAGCCGTATCGCACACCTCGATGCAGGTGAATGCGGCGGTGCTCGAGTACGATCAGGATGTCTCACCTGACGTAATCTTCGGCAGCGGAAATGCAAACGGTGGCTTCACCACGGACCGCGCTTCGGGTGTTGAACTAGGCCTGAGAGCCAAGCTACGCCACAACGGCGCAGGGCAAGCCGAAAACACCTTCAACAGCAACGGCGACGGGACCTACTCCTTCAATCCCGGCGTTGCACCCACGCAGTCATCGCCCACCGCCGAGTGGAGCTTTGAGTGGTCGATCAATTCGGACTTCGACGGCACCTCCGGCTGGGACTTGGACGACCTGAATTACGTGTTGTCGATGACTTCCGACGTCGGTACTTTTATGCCCGCCTTCGACCCGATCAACGGTGTCAACCCAGGCCTGATTCGTGTCCAATGGGACCACGGGATCGGCACCAACGCGACCGGCAACGGCGGCGGCGCAAAAATCTCAAATGCCGCCAATGATGCTGCTGGCTACGCCGCGCTGATCGCCGACAACAACGTCGCTCAGAACTCCTGGAAGCCCCATTGGTTCGTCCCCGGCTTCGACCCGCTCGCTGTGGGTGAGTACACCTTCACGCTCACCGCGCTGAATGGTACAACCGAAGTCGCCAGCACCTCGATCGTCGTCCTCACCCCCGAGCCCGGCTCCCTCGCCCTGCTCGGCCTCGGCGGCCTGATGGTCGCGCGACGACGTCGCGGCTAAACGCAACCCCAACCCGGACCGACCCAACTCTACCGCCCGCTGCATACACGCAGCGGGCGGTTTGTTTCGTGACGTTTCGTCGGATACGCCGCAAAACACCGCCGGGCCGCGGTGCCGACCCGCTCGTGTCATACGTCATGGCGTTGCCCGCTCCTGCCCCGACGCTTCCCCATCCCACGCGTGCGCGCCGACCTCCGACGCCGCCGAACCCGCCACGACCCCGCCCGCATCATTCAGCCCAGGGTCCCGGCCGTACACGCCGCCTGTCTCCGCGACCGGGAGGCGTGGCCGCGAGTCCCCCGGCGCCGACGCGTTGTACCACCAGTTCCGCGCAAACGTGAACGACTCGGGCGATGTCCCCGGCCCGACATTCACCGCACGGTTGTAGCCCTCGCCGCCGAACACGACCAGGTTGTCCGTGAACGCGCCGTCTCGGCATGGCACAAAGTCCTCGGCCGCCGACTCCTGCAGGATACGCACCGCCCACGGCGTCGGGCCCACCATCGTGTTGTGGTGAACCCGCGCACCGTCCACCCCCACAAACGCCACCGGCGTGCCCGGCCCGACGAACACACATCCCGCCACCTCCAAGTCGCGCGCCTCGGCATTGCCTTCCAACTCCAACGCCGGGCGGAAAAATACACGCCCGGTCGAGCCGCCCGCGTTCACCGCACGCGCCCCCGCGTTCTCGAATCGGCAGCCCAGCACGCGCACATCACTCGTCCCCCCCTTGAGCTGTACCCCGCTCCCCTGCGCGCCCGAGCCTGTCCGTCTAAACACGCAGCCGACCACCACGCCGTCGTGGCACCCCACCATGTCCACACCCGACCCGCCGTCGCCCCAGTCGGTCAACTCGCAATCCTCCACCCGCAGCCGGACCACACCCGACAGCTTGATCCCGTCTCGGTTGCCGCGCGGCCCGACGTCACGCACCACAAGACCACGCAGCACCACATCATGCGACGGCTCGTCGATCTCGCCGCCATCGTCGATGTTCAGCCCATTGCTTGTCGCGCCCTCAATGACCAGGTGTTCGAGCACGACGTGCGACACCCGCGACAACTGCATCCCGTTCGTCCCGCCCCGCAGCACCGGCGGGTCGGCCGGGTCGGCGGCCGACACCGTGATCGGCGAGCCCGGCTCGCCATGCAACGCGGTAAGGTGCAGCCCGCCGTCGTACACCCCCGACCCAATCCGAATCGTCGTACCCGGCTCGGCCCGGGCCAACGCCGAC
The sequence above is a segment of the Phycisphaeraceae bacterium D3-23 genome. Coding sequences within it:
- a CDS encoding right-handed parallel beta-helix repeat-containing protein, translated to MPVPTTLIYPVRWLVVAVACACIVLPSYAGEVRVDSRAELLSALARAEPGTTIRIGSGVYDGGLHLTALHGEPGSPITVSAADPADPPVLRGGTNGMQLSRVSHVVLEHLVIEGATSNGLNIDDGGEIDEPSHDVVLRGLVVRDVGPRGNRDGIKLSGVVRLRVEDCELTDWGDGGSGVDMVGCHDGVVVGCVFRRTGSGAQGSGVQLKGGTSDVRVLGCRFENAGARAVNAGGSTGRVFFRPALELEGNAEARDLEVAGCVFVGPGTPVAFVGVDGARVHHNTMVGPTPWAVRILQESAAEDFVPCRDGAFTDNLVVFGGEGYNRAVNVGPGTSPESFTFARNWWYNASAPGDSRPRLPVAETGGVYGRDPGLNDAGGVVAGSAASEVGAHAWDGEASGQERATP